A window from Paraburkholderia acidiphila encodes these proteins:
- a CDS encoding PadR family transcriptional regulator, producing MLRHSPLALIVLAMLTEAPMHPYRMQQLIKARGKDEVVNVRQRNSLYQTIDRLLRGDLIAVRETERDGAFPERTIYEITDAGRDTARLWLREQLAQPAREFPAFPAALSLLPLLPPDDARRQLETRAAALTRELARTDALYAGAEAMQVPRLFLLEGELMRATLKTELDWITSVVADLKAGNLTWSEPWLRELAERFAPPSDTPATRESSKEG from the coding sequence ATGCTCCGACATTCGCCCCTCGCCCTCATCGTTCTCGCCATGCTGACCGAGGCGCCGATGCATCCCTACCGGATGCAGCAGCTCATCAAGGCGCGCGGCAAGGACGAAGTCGTCAACGTGCGGCAGCGCAACAGCCTCTATCAGACGATTGACCGGCTTTTGCGCGGGGACCTGATCGCCGTACGCGAAACGGAGCGCGACGGCGCGTTTCCTGAACGCACGATCTACGAAATCACCGACGCAGGGCGCGACACGGCGCGCCTGTGGCTGCGCGAGCAGCTCGCGCAGCCCGCGCGCGAATTCCCGGCGTTTCCCGCGGCGCTCTCGCTGTTGCCGTTGCTGCCACCCGACGACGCCCGGCGCCAGCTCGAAACGCGCGCGGCGGCCCTCACGCGCGAACTTGCCCGCACGGACGCCTTGTACGCGGGCGCCGAAGCGATGCAGGTGCCCCGTCTCTTCCTGCTCGAAGGCGAACTCATGAGAGCGACGCTCAAGACCGAGCTCGACTGGATCACGAGCGTCGTGGCCGACCTGAAAGCCGGCAATCTTACGTGGAGCGAGCCGTGGCTGCGCGAGCTCGCCGAGCGTTTCGCACCGCCATCCGACACGCCTGCAACACGCGAATCATCGAAGGAGGGATAG
- the phaP gene encoding TIGR01841 family phasin (Members of this family are phasins (small proteins associated with inclusions such as PHA granules). Note that several different families of phasins have been named PhaP despite very little sequence similarity to each other.), whose product MSNQKFVAAESGSWAVHITTMTGHLFDGLCEVARLNLATCRSIFAGSREHLEGIVSAQTPEQLVRSQVDLLPWVASQAAGYTRAYMEIASDTAAKLR is encoded by the coding sequence ATGTCTAATCAAAAATTCGTGGCTGCAGAAAGCGGATCGTGGGCCGTACATATCACTACGATGACCGGCCATCTGTTCGATGGATTGTGTGAAGTGGCGCGCCTGAATCTGGCGACTTGCAGGTCGATATTCGCTGGATCACGAGAGCATCTCGAAGGCATCGTGTCCGCGCAGACACCAGAGCAACTTGTGCGCAGCCAGGTCGACTTGTTGCCGTGGGTCGCTTCGCAGGCGGCCGGCTACACGCGCGCGTACATGGAAATCGCATCGGACACTGCAGCGAAGCTGAGGTAG
- a CDS encoding MaoC family dehydratase, with protein sequence MNDIAGYDFEDLAPGMSASFAKTITDADIVLFAGASGDNNAVHIDEEFSRKTPFKGRIAHGMLSASMISAAIAGRLPGPGTIYLAQNLRFKAPVRPGDTVKATVTVRELIAGKRRVVLDTICTVQGKVVIEGDALVMPTSRADRAIEKRSADDCANTVSERV encoded by the coding sequence ATGAATGATATTGCAGGATACGACTTCGAAGATCTGGCACCGGGTATGAGTGCGAGTTTCGCCAAGACCATTACCGATGCGGATATCGTACTGTTTGCCGGCGCGTCGGGCGACAACAACGCCGTGCACATCGACGAAGAGTTTTCGCGCAAGACGCCCTTCAAGGGACGCATTGCGCACGGCATGCTCAGCGCAAGCATGATCTCCGCGGCAATCGCCGGCCGCCTGCCCGGCCCGGGCACGATCTACCTTGCGCAGAATCTGCGCTTCAAGGCGCCCGTGAGGCCCGGCGACACGGTGAAAGCCACGGTGACAGTGCGCGAACTCATCGCGGGCAAGCGGCGCGTCGTGCTGGACACCATCTGCACCGTGCAAGGCAAGGTGGTGATCGAAGGCGACGCACTCGTCATGCCCACTTCAAGAGCGGATCGCGCTATCGAGAAACGTTCGGCAGACGACTGCGCGAATACGGTATCGGAACGGGTATGA
- a CDS encoding RrF2 family transcriptional regulator gives MSHISTGVEYGLHCLLYLAGTPAGVREASVRDLAEMQGVPVDYAAKLFTRLAKAGIVESTEGIRGGFRLAKPARNISVLDVVDAIDGEKALFDCREVRGQCAVFNDAPPTWATRGTCSIHAVMQGAERAMRAELKQHSLADLATRAYSKAPASYQHHVVDWFTQRAANRRG, from the coding sequence ATGTCACACATCAGCACGGGCGTCGAATACGGGCTGCATTGCCTGCTTTATCTTGCCGGCACGCCTGCCGGCGTGCGCGAGGCGAGCGTGCGCGACCTCGCGGAAATGCAAGGGGTGCCGGTCGATTACGCCGCCAAGCTCTTCACGCGCCTCGCCAAGGCCGGCATCGTCGAGTCGACCGAAGGCATACGCGGCGGTTTCCGGCTCGCCAAACCCGCGCGGAATATTTCGGTGCTGGATGTGGTCGACGCCATCGACGGCGAGAAGGCGCTCTTCGACTGTCGCGAAGTGCGCGGCCAATGTGCGGTATTCAACGACGCGCCGCCCACGTGGGCCACACGCGGTACGTGCTCGATACACGCCGTGATGCAGGGCGCCGAGCGCGCCATGCGCGCGGAGCTCAAGCAACACTCTCTTGCCGATCTCGCCACCCGCGCGTATTCAAAGGCGCCTGCCAGCTATCAACACCACGTGGTGGACTGGTTCACGCAGCGCGCCGCCAATCGTCGCGGATAG
- a CDS encoding J domain-containing protein, translating into MATLYDLLGVSDDASDADIKRAYRRAAMKAHPDRNMGREASAHAQFQELKEAYAILSDPAQRSVYDAVYAEEMGRLAREQEEEARLQEAARQEAYARHVAVAMRFAEQGYNRDVVFGALLAGDCETELAGRIADGALALHRSRQADNAMPREAGEPGEATPPSATHRATDEASRNADDRRHANFFSAIWHGMFGLHP; encoded by the coding sequence ATGGCGACGTTGTATGACTTGCTGGGCGTAAGCGACGACGCGAGCGACGCGGACATCAAGCGGGCCTACCGCAGGGCCGCGATGAAAGCGCATCCCGACCGTAATATGGGACGCGAAGCCTCTGCTCACGCTCAGTTCCAGGAGCTCAAGGAAGCTTACGCGATTCTTTCCGACCCGGCGCAGCGTAGCGTCTATGACGCGGTCTACGCCGAGGAGATGGGGCGTCTCGCCCGCGAGCAGGAAGAAGAAGCGCGTTTGCAGGAGGCGGCGCGCCAGGAGGCGTATGCGCGGCATGTGGCCGTGGCCATGCGCTTCGCCGAGCAGGGCTACAACCGCGATGTCGTGTTCGGCGCACTGCTCGCTGGCGATTGCGAAACCGAACTGGCCGGGCGTATTGCCGATGGTGCGCTCGCGCTGCATCGGTCGCGTCAGGCGGACAACGCCATGCCGCGCGAAGCCGGGGAACCGGGCGAGGCGACGCCGCCATCCGCAACGCATCGCGCAACTGACGAAGCGTCGCGCAACGCCGACGATCGTCGTCACGCGAACTTCTTCAGTGCGATCTGGCACGGTATGTTTGGTTTGCATCCCTGA
- a CDS encoding NHL repeat-containing protein: MFKSRICAALLGLFCVAIAPATYAQYTTDWLANTYGTLAAHVGNGARSMWVAPEGVIYTSSRWDENAGGVALYQNGATRGTIGAHDEFQGSAITGNATSIFVALGYSRAFGSGSVGRYNRSSNTRDLRIAVSTWTGIQNADVITGLATAGTLLYVSDYYGNRIRVYMTDGAWQRDIGVPQPGALAIDGAGNVWVARENAGVVAQFSPTGAPLNTIQMAAGARPSALDFDAPTNQLLVGDEGPDMNIKCYGLTGVPALVGTFGVQGGYLDTTTGIKGQVGDKRFTRVVGIGKDAAGNLYVLNNAWGGDWDLGRNGSTDIHSYNSTGTLQWTLQALNFEAIAAPDPATDGANFYSGNNIYTGTSGGTFVANTIDPFTWPADPRLNFSDYQRGQLFGQLVVVGGSRILVASGQNPDTFNFFHFQPSSGYIAIPDGSIPGKAFNTNTKVTGGFAIDGNGDVWAGLDRTNQISHYPLTGFDTNGKPSWGPASTIAIPRTARPLTRIVYQSDSDTMILAQGIAGSWDWTAMNGHIEVYHGWKAGNTSAPSPVIDLTSPNPKSVAAAGHYLFVGYVHTVPNIDVFDLDTGSLVTTLTNSNPAAMDVGNDVDSMYGIRAYLRASGEYVITKDNYNGSSVVVYRWHP; the protein is encoded by the coding sequence ATGTTCAAAAGCCGGATTTGCGCAGCACTACTCGGCCTCTTCTGCGTCGCGATTGCGCCCGCCACATATGCGCAATACACGACCGACTGGCTCGCCAACACGTATGGCACGCTCGCCGCACACGTCGGTAACGGCGCACGCTCGATGTGGGTCGCGCCCGAGGGCGTCATCTATACGTCATCGCGCTGGGACGAAAACGCGGGTGGCGTGGCGCTCTACCAGAACGGCGCGACGCGTGGCACCATCGGCGCGCATGACGAGTTTCAGGGCAGCGCGATCACGGGCAACGCGACATCGATCTTCGTCGCGCTCGGTTACAGTCGCGCGTTCGGCAGCGGTTCTGTGGGCCGCTACAACCGGAGTTCGAATACTCGGGACCTTCGCATTGCGGTCAGCACGTGGACCGGAATCCAGAACGCAGACGTGATCACGGGTCTCGCGACAGCGGGCACACTGCTCTACGTCAGCGACTACTACGGCAACCGCATACGGGTGTATATGACCGACGGCGCCTGGCAACGTGACATTGGCGTCCCGCAACCCGGCGCACTCGCAATCGACGGCGCGGGCAACGTCTGGGTCGCACGCGAAAACGCGGGCGTGGTCGCGCAGTTCAGCCCGACCGGCGCGCCGCTGAACACGATCCAGATGGCTGCGGGTGCAAGGCCATCGGCACTCGATTTCGATGCGCCGACGAATCAGCTGCTGGTTGGCGACGAAGGGCCCGACATGAACATCAAGTGTTATGGCCTGACCGGTGTGCCTGCGCTGGTCGGCACGTTCGGCGTTCAGGGAGGCTATCTCGACACGACGACGGGCATCAAGGGGCAGGTCGGCGACAAGCGCTTCACGCGCGTCGTTGGTATTGGCAAGGATGCAGCCGGCAATCTCTACGTGCTCAATAACGCGTGGGGTGGCGACTGGGATCTCGGGCGCAATGGCAGCACCGACATTCATTCGTACAACTCAACGGGCACGCTGCAGTGGACTTTACAGGCGCTCAATTTCGAGGCCATTGCCGCGCCCGACCCGGCAACGGACGGCGCCAACTTCTACAGCGGCAACAACATCTACACTGGCACGTCAGGCGGAACGTTCGTCGCGAACACGATCGATCCGTTTACCTGGCCGGCGGATCCGCGACTGAACTTCAGCGACTATCAGCGCGGCCAGCTTTTCGGCCAACTTGTCGTGGTGGGCGGCAGCCGCATTCTCGTCGCTTCCGGCCAGAATCCCGACACGTTCAACTTCTTTCATTTCCAGCCGTCGAGCGGGTATATCGCCATTCCCGACGGCTCGATTCCGGGCAAGGCATTCAATACGAATACGAAAGTGACGGGCGGCTTCGCGATAGACGGCAATGGCGACGTCTGGGCGGGCCTCGACCGTACCAATCAGATTTCCCACTATCCGCTGACGGGCTTCGACACGAACGGCAAACCGTCATGGGGCCCGGCCAGTACGATAGCGATCCCGCGTACGGCGCGGCCGCTCACGCGCATCGTTTATCAGTCGGATAGCGACACGATGATCCTCGCGCAAGGCATTGCGGGAAGCTGGGACTGGACGGCAATGAACGGACACATCGAGGTCTATCACGGCTGGAAGGCGGGCAACACGAGCGCGCCGAGTCCGGTGATCGACCTCACGAGCCCGAACCCGAAATCGGTCGCCGCGGCCGGGCACTATCTGTTCGTCGGCTACGTGCATACGGTGCCGAATATCGACGTGTTCGACCTCGACACCGGCAGCCTCGTCACGACGTTGACGAACTCGAATCCTGCGGCAATGGATGTCGGCAACGACGTGGATTCGATGTACGGCATTCGCGCGTACCTGCGCGCGAGCGGCGAATACGTGATCACGAAAGACAATTACAACGGATCGAGCGTCGTCGTTTATCGCTGGCACCCGTAA
- a CDS encoding BON domain-containing protein has translation MNRSGANGTSGTIGAMVFVAMASCAASASSANAQTGLNEPPGVAMQRVSASTPGSRPDTSVVRDVRRALRRVPDLDDSDIHIRVSHGVVTLTGTVPETWQVSRAANAARPVLGVTAVRNRLKAQKGDAAASE, from the coding sequence ATGAACAGAAGCGGTGCGAACGGCACGTCAGGCACGATCGGCGCGATGGTGTTCGTTGCGATGGCAAGCTGCGCTGCCAGTGCAAGCAGTGCGAACGCGCAAACCGGCTTGAACGAGCCGCCAGGTGTGGCCATGCAAAGAGTATCGGCATCGACGCCCGGTAGTCGGCCGGATACCTCGGTGGTGCGTGACGTTCGCCGCGCCCTGCGGCGCGTACCGGACCTCGACGATTCGGACATTCACATTCGGGTTAGCCATGGCGTCGTCACGCTCACGGGCACGGTGCCGGAAACGTGGCAGGTCTCGCGCGCAGCCAATGCGGCAAGACCGGTACTGGGCGTGACCGCTGTGAGGAACCGGTTGAAAGCGCAGAAAGGAGATGCCGCGGCCAGCGAGTAG
- the phaC gene encoding class I poly(R)-hydroxyalkanoic acid synthase: MSNLFNMPDEVAHGFSRSAKDFLNALAGIPASAAVAPALLHEAGARYWEQQWALWTDMLNPQAAGDEARRDPRFRADEWTGNAWYNLLRQCYLANGGLLEDMVGATGYDEREKHRLRFFMRQFIDAASPTNYAATNPEAIRMAIESNGESLRAGMTNLIGDLARGTITITDEAAFEVGRNVAVSKGAVVFENALFQLIQYAPLGTHVAKRPLLVVPPCINKFYILDLQPENSFVRFAVEQGQTVFMVSWRNPDAQTAHTTWDDYLESGVMEAIDIALAITSADKVNTVGWCVGGTILSSALAVIRAREEDKVASLTLLTTMLDFTDPGDLGVFIDEQTVLQRERSIGSGGIYPGRELGFVFQMLRANDLIWPYVINNYLKGRNPAAFDLLYWNADSTNLPGPMYTWYLRNMYLENNLRVPAKLTMCGVPVDLGRIDMPAYVLATQEDHIVPWKSAWRSTGLLGGETQFVLGASGHIAGVINPATKNKRCYWVGGDENSNAASDAEGWFASAQQAPGTWWNHWIAWLQPHAGGRVKARTKLGSTKFRPIEPAPGRYVKVRSG, encoded by the coding sequence ATGAGCAATCTCTTCAATATGCCCGACGAAGTCGCGCACGGATTTTCCCGCTCGGCCAAAGACTTTCTGAACGCGCTGGCCGGCATTCCGGCGAGTGCAGCCGTTGCGCCGGCGCTATTGCACGAAGCCGGTGCTCGCTACTGGGAGCAGCAGTGGGCGCTGTGGACGGACATGCTGAACCCGCAGGCAGCAGGCGACGAGGCACGCCGCGACCCACGGTTTCGGGCCGACGAGTGGACCGGCAACGCCTGGTATAACCTCCTTCGGCAGTGCTACCTGGCCAATGGCGGCCTGCTCGAAGACATGGTCGGCGCGACAGGCTATGACGAACGCGAAAAGCACAGACTGCGCTTTTTCATGCGCCAGTTCATCGATGCCGCGAGCCCCACGAACTACGCCGCCACGAACCCGGAGGCGATCCGGATGGCTATCGAGTCGAACGGTGAGAGTCTTCGTGCCGGCATGACCAATCTGATTGGAGACCTCGCGCGCGGCACCATTACGATCACCGACGAAGCCGCGTTCGAGGTAGGTCGCAACGTTGCTGTGTCCAAAGGCGCGGTTGTCTTCGAGAACGCGCTGTTTCAGTTGATCCAGTACGCACCGCTCGGTACGCACGTCGCGAAGCGCCCTTTGCTCGTCGTGCCGCCTTGCATCAACAAGTTCTATATTCTCGACCTGCAGCCTGAAAATTCCTTTGTGCGCTTCGCCGTCGAGCAGGGACAAACAGTATTCATGGTGTCGTGGCGCAATCCCGACGCTCAAACGGCGCATACGACGTGGGACGACTACCTGGAATCGGGCGTGATGGAGGCAATCGATATCGCCCTTGCGATCACCAGTGCGGACAAGGTCAACACGGTAGGCTGGTGTGTGGGCGGTACGATCCTCTCTTCAGCGCTTGCAGTGATACGCGCGCGCGAAGAAGACAAGGTCGCGAGCCTGACGCTACTGACGACCATGCTCGACTTTACCGATCCGGGCGATCTCGGTGTCTTCATCGATGAGCAAACCGTCTTGCAGCGTGAGCGATCGATAGGAAGCGGCGGCATCTACCCAGGGCGTGAGCTCGGCTTCGTGTTCCAGATGTTGCGCGCCAACGATCTGATCTGGCCTTACGTGATCAACAATTATTTGAAGGGGAGAAACCCGGCGGCTTTCGACCTCCTGTACTGGAACGCGGATAGCACCAATCTGCCCGGCCCGATGTACACCTGGTACTTGCGCAACATGTACCTCGAAAACAACCTGCGCGTGCCCGCAAAGCTCACCATGTGCGGCGTTCCGGTCGACCTCGGCCGCATCGACATGCCCGCCTATGTGCTGGCGACCCAGGAGGATCACATCGTTCCCTGGAAGTCGGCGTGGCGCAGCACCGGGCTTCTCGGTGGCGAGACCCAGTTCGTGCTCGGGGCAAGCGGGCATATCGCCGGCGTCATCAATCCGGCGACAAAGAACAAACGATGCTATTGGGTAGGCGGCGACGAGAACAGCAACGCTGCAAGTGATGCCGAAGGCTGGTTCGCGTCTGCGCAGCAGGCTCCGGGCACATGGTGGAACCACTGGATCGCGTGGCTGCAACCGCACGCGGGTGGACGAGTCAAGGCGCGCACGAAGCTCGGAAGCACGAAATTCCGGCCGATCGAGCCCGCGCCCGGTCGTTACGTCAAGGTGCGCTCGGGTTGA
- a CDS encoding FAD-dependent oxidoreductase, with protein MAHFNPQTPLSVMIIGAGTGGLCLAHSLQRAGINVQVYERDRTRVDGLQGYRVGIDPHGLAALKAALPPELFATFLATCARTPGYFNMLTERMSELLSVGIGESEIDGGKSVSRMTLRQVLLTGLEERVHFDKTFVAYERHDDGRVTAHFADGTRASADVLVGADGARSKVRRQLLPHARLENTGIVSIAAKVPMTEANRALLPPKVLDGITLISAPKGYGAIIHVMEFNWDGTGARSGIGGNDAALIERWPGLLYDNTRDYLMWGVWGARRNVPADPMKLEAPARLALAMQMTDGWHPNLRALIRASDLSTTFAVDVRTSVPVDPWPASNVTVLGDAIHLMTPGRGVGANTALRDAQLLGSQLVRVTRGELPLVDAVADYEAQMRRYGFHAVAESRKQFDERDAIHRPIVGRFALGAMRTAMRVVNNVPPLKRRMIESENRFRGSEEESAVASH; from the coding sequence ATGGCGCACTTCAACCCGCAAACTCCGCTCTCGGTCATGATCATTGGCGCGGGAACCGGCGGCCTGTGTCTCGCACACAGCCTGCAGCGCGCCGGCATCAATGTTCAGGTGTACGAACGGGATCGTACGCGCGTCGACGGTCTGCAAGGCTATCGCGTCGGCATCGATCCGCACGGCCTCGCCGCCCTGAAGGCCGCGCTGCCGCCAGAACTCTTCGCAACGTTCCTCGCCACCTGCGCGCGCACGCCGGGCTACTTCAACATGCTCACCGAGCGCATGTCGGAGCTGCTGTCGGTCGGCATCGGCGAAAGCGAGATCGATGGCGGGAAGTCGGTGAGCCGCATGACGCTGCGCCAGGTCTTGCTCACGGGGCTGGAAGAACGCGTGCATTTCGACAAGACCTTCGTCGCATACGAGCGGCATGACGACGGCCGCGTCACTGCGCACTTTGCCGACGGCACGCGCGCGAGCGCGGATGTGCTGGTCGGCGCCGACGGCGCGCGTTCGAAGGTCCGAAGGCAACTGCTCCCGCACGCGAGGCTGGAGAACACCGGCATCGTGAGCATCGCGGCGAAGGTGCCGATGACCGAAGCAAACCGCGCGCTTTTGCCGCCCAAGGTACTCGACGGCATTACGCTGATCTCCGCGCCGAAGGGCTACGGCGCGATTATCCATGTGATGGAATTCAACTGGGACGGGACCGGCGCCAGGTCCGGCATCGGCGGCAACGACGCCGCGCTGATCGAACGCTGGCCGGGCCTGCTCTACGACAACACGCGCGATTATCTGATGTGGGGCGTATGGGGCGCGCGCCGCAACGTTCCCGCCGATCCGATGAAGCTCGAAGCGCCGGCCCGGCTCGCGCTCGCCATGCAGATGACCGACGGGTGGCACCCCAACCTGCGCGCGTTGATTCGCGCGTCGGACCTATCGACGACTTTTGCCGTAGACGTGCGCACGTCTGTGCCCGTCGACCCATGGCCGGCGTCGAACGTTACCGTGCTCGGCGATGCAATCCATTTGATGACGCCGGGCCGAGGCGTCGGTGCGAATACGGCGCTGCGCGATGCGCAATTGCTCGGCTCGCAACTCGTGCGGGTTACGCGCGGCGAGCTGCCGTTAGTGGATGCGGTTGCCGACTACGAAGCGCAGATGCGCCGCTATGGCTTTCACGCTGTCGCGGAGTCCCGCAAGCAGTTTGACGAGCGAGACGCGATCCATCGGCCCATTGTCGGACGCTTCGCGCTCGGTGCGATGCGCACGGCAATGCGCGTCGTGAACAATGTGCCGCCACTGAAGCGGCGCATGATCGAATCGGAAAACCGGTTTCGCGGCAGCGAAGAAGAAAGCGCTGTAGCTTCGCATTAG
- a CDS encoding YoaK family protein, with amino-acid sequence MPIHYLRSFTSVERTERANLRLGRALAWVAGAINAGGFLAVGQYTSHMSGIVSSLADSAALGNSAIALSAISSVLAFVGGAATSAILINWGRRRCARSVYALPLMLEAALLLCFAALGANLEIHRVLFVPLTVAVLCYVMGVQNAMITKISQAEIRTTHVTGIVTDLGIELGKALYWNWGVPASAPQHVAADKQRVRVLGSLLGMFLLGGTLGALAFRHFGFAAGVPLSMLLVILASVPVTDDLRRLPLRGLF; translated from the coding sequence GTGCCCATTCACTATCTGCGCAGCTTCACCTCCGTCGAACGCACCGAGCGGGCCAACCTGCGGCTCGGCCGCGCACTAGCGTGGGTCGCCGGCGCGATCAATGCCGGCGGGTTCCTCGCCGTCGGGCAATACACGTCGCACATGTCCGGCATCGTCTCGTCTCTTGCCGACAGCGCCGCGCTTGGCAACAGCGCCATCGCGTTGTCCGCTATCAGTTCCGTCCTTGCCTTCGTGGGTGGCGCCGCGACTTCCGCCATTCTGATCAACTGGGGACGCCGCCGTTGCGCGCGCAGTGTCTATGCGCTGCCGCTCATGCTCGAAGCCGCCCTGCTCCTTTGCTTCGCCGCGCTCGGCGCGAATCTCGAGATTCATCGTGTTCTCTTCGTGCCGCTGACGGTTGCCGTGCTCTGTTACGTCATGGGCGTGCAGAACGCCATGATCACGAAAATCTCACAGGCGGAAATCCGCACGACGCATGTGACCGGCATCGTGACTGATCTGGGAATTGAATTAGGGAAGGCGCTGTACTGGAATTGGGGCGTACCGGCTTCAGCGCCGCAACACGTGGCGGCCGACAAGCAGCGCGTACGCGTACTCGGTTCGCTGCTCGGCATGTTTTTGCTTGGCGGAACGCTGGGCGCACTGGCATTCCGCCATTTCGGCTTTGCCGCGGGCGTTCCTTTGTCGATGCTGCTGGTTATCCTCGCCAGCGTTCCGGTCACCGACGATTTGCGCCGCCTGCCGCTGCGCGGCCTTTTTTGA
- a CDS encoding TetR/AcrR family transcriptional regulator: protein MRDDEPTTRAASHAIRGTAQERDAADATHKPRRRKAAIRESNEAHLLACAEAVFAERGFEGASTALIAERAGLPKANLHYYFPTKLALYWRVLDDLFEEWNAAANTFDASDDPVEAIGGYVRAKMALSRRRPLGSKVWANEIISGAMHMQDILLKRVKPWMETRVTLIDRWIAEGLLAPVDPKTLLFMIWATTQHYADFEAQIRALSGKRALSTAGFEASTEEVVRLILRASGARSPGQ, encoded by the coding sequence ATGCGCGACGACGAACCCACCACGCGAGCCGCGTCCCACGCGATACGCGGCACGGCGCAAGAACGGGACGCCGCTGACGCAACGCACAAGCCGCGCCGGCGCAAAGCCGCCATTCGCGAGTCGAACGAAGCGCATCTGCTCGCCTGCGCGGAAGCCGTGTTCGCCGAGCGCGGCTTCGAAGGCGCGAGCACGGCGCTGATCGCGGAGCGCGCGGGCCTGCCGAAAGCGAATCTGCACTACTACTTCCCGACCAAGCTCGCGCTCTACTGGCGCGTGCTCGACGATCTGTTCGAGGAATGGAATGCCGCCGCCAACACCTTTGACGCGAGCGACGATCCGGTCGAAGCCATAGGCGGTTACGTGCGCGCGAAGATGGCACTCTCGCGGCGCCGGCCGCTTGGGTCGAAAGTGTGGGCGAACGAAATAATTAGTGGTGCGATGCATATGCAGGACATCCTGCTCAAGCGCGTGAAGCCATGGATGGAAACACGCGTGACGCTGATCGATCGCTGGATTGCCGAAGGACTGCTTGCCCCCGTCGATCCGAAGACACTGCTATTCATGATCTGGGCCACCACGCAGCACTACGCCGATTTCGAGGCGCAAATTCGCGCGCTCTCGGGCAAGCGCGCACTTTCCACCGCGGGGTTCGAGGCGAGCACCGAGGAAGTGGTGCGATTGATCTTGCGCGCAAGTGGCGCGCGCTCGCCTGGGCAATAG
- a CDS encoding H-NS histone family protein produces the protein MATYKELKAQLAELESQAAIARQQEFETVLADIRAKVAEFGYTQQDIFGSRRGRPGLSHRAAPAKYRDPASGATWSGRGRAPNWIKDAKNRDKFLISE, from the coding sequence GTGGCAACGTACAAGGAACTCAAAGCGCAACTCGCGGAACTCGAGAGTCAGGCGGCCATCGCCCGGCAGCAAGAGTTCGAGACGGTTCTCGCCGATATCCGCGCAAAGGTGGCCGAATTCGGCTACACGCAGCAGGACATCTTTGGCAGTCGACGTGGCAGGCCGGGGCTTTCGCATCGTGCGGCGCCCGCGAAATATCGCGATCCCGCAAGTGGCGCGACCTGGTCCGGCAGGGGACGCGCGCCGAACTGGATCAAGGACGCGAAGAATCGCGACAAGTTTCTGATCAGCGAATAA